Proteins from one Malania oleifera isolate guangnan ecotype guangnan chromosome 4, ASM2987363v1, whole genome shotgun sequence genomic window:
- the LOC131154573 gene encoding importin subunit alpha-1-like, with protein MSLRPNARAEVRRNRYKVAVDAEEGRRRREDNMVEIRKNRREESLQKKRREGMQAQQFPASVPPSSVEKKLEHLPAMIAGVWSDDGNSQLEATTQFRKLLSIERSPPIEEVIQAGVVPRFVEFLVREDFPQLQFEAAWALTNIASGTSDNTKVVIDHGAVPVFVKLLGSPSDDVREQAVWALGNVAGDSPRCRDLVLSHGALLPLLAQLNEHAKLSMLRNATWTLSNFCRGKPQPPFDLVKPALPALERLIHSNDEEVLTDACWALSYLSDGTNDKIQAVIEAGVCARLVELLLHPSPSVLIPALRTVGNIVTGDDMQTQCIINHRALPCLLNLLTNNYKKSIKKEACWTISNITAGNKEQIQAVIEANIIGPLVHLLQNAEFDIKKEAAWAISNATSGGTHEQIKYLVSQACIKPLCDLLVCPDPRIVTVCLEGLENILKVGEAEKNLGNTGGVNLYAQMIDDAEGLEKIENLQSHDNNEIYEKAVKILETYWLEEDDESMPPGDGSQPAFRFGGNDVPVPSGGFSFS; from the exons ATGTCTCTGAGGCCGAACGCGAGGGCCGAGGTTCGCCGGAACCGGTACAAGGTGGCAGTCGATGCCGAGGAAGGTCGGAGAAGGAGAGAAGATAACATGGTTGAGATCCGGAAGAATCGCAGGGAAGAGAGCTTGcagaagaagagaagggaagggATGCAAGCCCAGCAGTTTCCCGCCTCAGTTCCGCCTTCCTCTGTTGAGAAAAAG CTAGAACATCTACCAGCCATGATTGCAGGTGTTTGGAGTGATGATGGCAATTCACAACTTGAAGCAACTACGCAGTTCCGAAAATTACTTTCAATAG AGCGCAGTCCTCCAATTGAGGAAGTTATACAAGCAGGGGTGGTTCCACGTTTTGTTGAGTTTCTTGTTAGAGAGGACTTCCCACAGCTTCAG TTTGAGGCTGCTTGGGCTCTAACCAACATTGCTTCGGGCACATCAGATAACACGAAAGTGGTTATTGATCATGGAGCTGTCCCTGTCTTTGTGAAACTTCTTGGATCACCAAGTGATGATGTTCGCGAGCAG GCTGTGTGGGCTTTAGGAAATGTTGCTGGTGATTCTCCTAGATGCCGTGATCTTGTCCTTAGCCATGGTGCTTTGCTTCCTTTACTGGCACAACTGAATGAGCATGCAAAGCTTTCTATGCTGAGAAATGCTACATGGACTCTTTCAAACTTCTGTAGGGGCAAGCCGCAACCTCCTTTTGATCTG GTTAAGCCTGCACTTCCTGCGCTAGAGCGTCTAATACATTCAAATGACGAGGAAGTATTGACGGATGCGTGTTGGGCACTATCTTATCTTTCAGATGGTACAAATGATAAAATCCAAGCTGTTATTGAAGCAGGGGTGTGTGCACGACTTGTTGAGCTCTTACT TCACCCGTCTCCTTCTGTTCTCATTCCTGCTCTCCGCACAGTTGGCAATATTGTTACTGGAGATGACATGCAAACTCAG TGTATCATCAACCATCGGGCACTTCCCTGCCTACTGAATTTGTTGACCAATAACTATAAGAAGAGCATTAAGAAGGAAGCGTGCTGGACTATCTCAAATATAACTGCTGGGAACAAGGAACAGATCCAA GCTGTTATCGAGGCTAATATAATAGGGCCTCTTGTCCATCTTCTGCAAAATGCTGAGTTTGATATAAAAAAGGAAGCTGCATGGGCAATTTCAAATGCTACGTCTGGTGGTACTCATGAGCAAATCAA GTACCTTGTGAGCCAAGCGTGTATTAAGCCATTGTGTGATCTTCTGGTCTGTCCTGATCCTAGGATCGTTACTGTTTGTTTAGAAGGGCTTGAAAATATCTTAAAAGTTGGGGAAGCTGAAAAGAATCTGGGTAATACTGGTGGTGTGAATCTGTATGCACAAATGATTGATGATGCAGAGGGTCTGGAGAAAATTGAGAACCTACAGAGCCATGACAACAATGAAATCTATGAGAAGGCAGTGAAAATTCTTGAGACATACTGGTTGGAGGAGGATGATGAGTCAATGCCGCCAGGTGATGGTTCCCAACCAGCTTTCCGATTTGGAGGGAATGATGTTCCTGTTCCATCCGGTGGATTCAGTTTCAGCTGA